A window from Pseudomonas frederiksbergensis encodes these proteins:
- a CDS encoding LysR substrate-binding domain-containing protein: MNLFQLRAFDAVAREGSFTRAAARLFISQPAVTGHIKALEEHYQITLLRRTARRVELTEEGTKLAAITRAMFGLAEEAQVMLEANRQLLTGRLEVAADGPHMVMPMLASLRARYPGITVNLRLGNAQETLAALLSEHADVAVLTEVEPRKGLHLQDLSESRICALVPDGHPWAQMSKGVPLKALDQVIMVLREPSSITRRTFDEACAAAMVSPRVLLELDSREAVTEAVAAELGVGVVSSVEVSHDPRVAAVPIVGEGLVNRHMIGCMERRRDLRLIQAFFELAPGR; encoded by the coding sequence ATGAACCTGTTCCAGCTCCGCGCATTCGATGCGGTGGCCCGCGAGGGCAGTTTCACCCGGGCCGCCGCGCGACTGTTCATCAGCCAACCGGCGGTCACCGGGCACATCAAGGCGCTGGAGGAGCATTACCAGATCACCCTGTTGCGGCGCACCGCGCGACGGGTGGAACTGACGGAGGAGGGCACCAAACTGGCCGCGATCACCCGGGCGATGTTCGGTCTGGCCGAAGAAGCGCAGGTGATGCTCGAGGCCAACCGACAGTTGCTGACAGGGCGTCTGGAAGTTGCGGCGGACGGGCCGCACATGGTGATGCCGATGCTGGCGAGTTTGCGGGCGCGGTATCCGGGCATTACCGTGAACCTGCGGCTGGGCAATGCTCAGGAAACCTTGGCGGCGTTGCTGTCGGAGCATGCCGACGTGGCGGTGCTGACCGAGGTCGAACCGCGCAAGGGCCTGCATTTGCAAGACTTGAGCGAATCACGGATTTGTGCGCTGGTGCCTGATGGTCATCCTTGGGCGCAGATGTCGAAGGGAGTACCGCTCAAGGCGCTGGATCAGGTGATCATGGTGTTGCGCGAGCCCAGTTCGATCACCCGGCGCACCTTCGACGAGGCGTGCGCCGCGGCGATGGTCAGTCCACGGGTGTTGCTGGAGCTGGACAGTCGCGAGGCGGTGACCGAAGCCGTCGCCGCAGAGTTGGGGGTTGGCGTGGTGTCGTCGGTGGAAGTCAGCCACGACCCGCGGGTGGCGGCGGTGCCGATTGTTGGTGAAGGGTTGGTAAACCGACACATGATTGGCTGCATGGAGCGGCGGCGGGATTTGCGCTTGATACAGGCGTTTTTCGAGTTGGCGCCCGGCCGATAG